The following are encoded together in the Cyanobacterium aponinum PCC 10605 genome:
- a CDS encoding tetratricopeptide repeat protein, which yields MKENLPIIYISILLGLLLIVAILLFRQIIKSRRTESRFSKLQNKLQSQKGTAQEYYELAGIYLDKKLFVQAIQLLQRGLKSDEEIEPENKALMYNALGFAYFSQEQYDIAIRNYKEAIKLYPEYTIALNNLGNVYEKKQLITQAFECYKKTLEFDPKNTVATKRVQSLEKRLVAN from the coding sequence ATGAAAGAAAATTTACCTATAATTTATATCTCTATTTTACTAGGTTTATTATTAATAGTTGCTATTCTTTTATTTAGACAAATTATTAAAAGTAGGCGAACAGAATCTCGTTTTTCCAAGCTACAAAATAAGCTCCAAAGTCAAAAAGGAACTGCCCAAGAATACTATGAATTAGCAGGAATTTACTTAGATAAAAAATTATTTGTACAAGCTATACAATTATTACAAAGAGGGTTAAAAAGTGACGAAGAAATAGAGCCAGAGAATAAAGCGTTGATGTATAATGCTTTAGGTTTTGCCTATTTTTCTCAAGAACAATATGATATTGCTATTCGTAACTATAAAGAGGCAATTAAATTATATCCTGAATATACTATAGCTTTAAATAATTTAGGAAACGTTTATGAGAAAAAACAGTTAATTACTCAAGCATTTGAATGTTATAAAAAAACCCTTGAATTTGATCCTAAAAATACAGTAGCAACGAAAAGAGTCCAATCTCTTGAAAAACGTCTTGTGGCCAATTAA
- the thiL gene encoding thiamine-phosphate kinase, translated as MYIKDIGEHQLLSIINQYCDQTINGDDGAIIAFDSDRNLVVTTDILVENVHFSDRTTPPESIGYRGVTANLSDIAAMGGMPIGITVGLSLRGDTEINWVEKLYQGMKKCLAPYNINIVGGDITKSETNTISITALGKVSASHSIYRHQAQVGDVILVTGNHGLSRAGLEILLFPEKYSHLPPQIREKVIFAHQYPKPRLEVIKYLYELCQYGYRIAGMDSSDGLADAILQICHQSKVGARLDRTSIIVDEAITTIIGRKTAFEWVLYGGEDFELVLCLPLNLAKKIQQEFGEKCQIIGQITSSLEVQIIEQQNSNLQLSLNQKKTFQHF; from the coding sequence ATGTATATTAAAGACATTGGCGAACATCAATTATTATCAATCATAAATCAGTATTGTGACCAAACCATTAATGGTGACGATGGAGCAATTATCGCTTTTGATAGTGATAGAAACTTAGTCGTTACCACTGATATTTTAGTCGAAAATGTTCATTTCAGCGATCGCACTACACCTCCAGAATCCATTGGTTATCGTGGTGTAACTGCTAACTTGTCAGATATAGCCGCTATGGGGGGAATGCCAATAGGTATTACCGTAGGTTTATCCCTCAGAGGTGACACAGAAATTAACTGGGTAGAAAAACTTTATCAGGGAATGAAAAAATGTTTAGCTCCATATAACATCAATATTGTTGGTGGAGACATAACTAAATCTGAAACTAACACTATCTCCATTACAGCCTTGGGAAAAGTTTCTGCATCTCACAGTATCTATCGCCATCAAGCACAAGTGGGCGATGTCATTTTAGTGACAGGTAATCATGGACTGTCAAGGGCAGGGTTAGAAATCCTTCTCTTTCCCGAAAAATATAGTCATCTACCCCCACAAATCAGAGAAAAGGTTATTTTTGCCCATCAATACCCTAAACCCCGCTTAGAGGTCATAAAATACCTATATGAACTATGTCAATATGGTTATCGCATTGCAGGAATGGATAGTAGTGACGGATTAGCCGATGCTATTCTACAAATATGCCATCAAAGTAAAGTAGGGGCAAGACTCGATCGCACCTCAATAATTGTTGATGAAGCAATTACGACTATTATCGGGAGAAAAACCGCTTTTGAGTGGGTGCTTTATGGAGGAGAAGATTTTGAATTAGTATTATGTTTACCCTTAAACTTAGCTAAGAAAATCCAACAAGAATTTGGAGAAAAATGTCAAATTATTGGTCAAATAACATCATCATTAGAAGTACAAATAATTGAGCAACAAAATAGCAATTTACAACTCTCATTAAATCAGAAAAAAACTTTCCAGCATTTTTAG
- a CDS encoding response regulator: protein MIKILVVDDNHTPREVISEALKQFNIQVTEASNGVEATKIIEKEKFNLVITDVVMPEMNGYELCRWIKSNPGTEKVPVIICSTKGEEFDIHWATKQGADAYIIKPFKTMELLKTIKYLLKHNVG, encoded by the coding sequence ATGATTAAAATTTTAGTAGTCGATGATAATCACACACCCAGAGAAGTGATCAGCGAAGCACTGAAACAGTTTAATATCCAAGTAACCGAAGCATCCAATGGGGTAGAGGCAACCAAAATAATTGAGAAAGAAAAATTTAACCTCGTAATTACTGATGTAGTGATGCCTGAAATGAATGGCTATGAATTATGTCGCTGGATAAAAAGTAATCCAGGAACAGAAAAAGTCCCTGTAATCATTTGCTCTACAAAAGGAGAAGAATTTGATATTCACTGGGCAACAAAACAAGGGGCGGATGCTTATATTATTAAGCCTTTTAAAACGATGGAATTATTGAAAACCATTAAATATTTACTTAAGCATAATGTAGGATAA
- the trmFO gene encoding FADH(2)-oxidizing methylenetetrahydrofolate--tRNA-(uracil(54)-C(5))-methyltransferase TrmFO — protein sequence MTNTNVIVIGGGLAGTEATWQIAQAGVPVTLYEMRPVKNSPAHHSSELAELVCSNSFGADAVDRAAGLLHEELRRLNSIIIQTADEHKVPAGGALAVDRGVFSSNLTQTLANHPLITLERSEIKEIPGDSIVVLATGPLTSDSLAQQLQDLTGMDYLNFFDAASPIIVGESINRDIAFLASRYDKGEAAYLNCPMDKEQYLHFWQELCNAEQAELKDFERESANFFEGCLPIEELAQRGEDTMRYGPLKPIGLFDSRLGDFKAPENKDKRPYAVVQLRQEDKAGQLWNMVGFQTNLRWGEQKRVFRLIPGLENAEFVRMGVMHKNTFLNAPQLLKPTLQFKYRDTLLAAGQLIGTEGYTAAAAGGWLAGTNAARIALNQCPITLPNVTMMGALMDFISTADAKHFQPMPPNFGILPNLPQKIRNKRERYQAYAHRSLDAIAQHNFVNADRVFYGKSLMIGVRSSELR from the coding sequence ATGACAAATACAAATGTAATTGTAATCGGCGGAGGTTTAGCTGGTACAGAAGCAACGTGGCAAATAGCTCAAGCTGGTGTGCCTGTAACCCTTTACGAAATGCGCCCTGTAAAAAATAGCCCTGCTCATCATAGCTCAGAATTAGCAGAATTAGTTTGTAGTAATTCCTTTGGCGCAGATGCCGTTGATCGAGCGGCTGGTTTATTACATGAAGAATTACGCCGTCTTAACTCCATTATCATTCAAACCGCCGATGAACACAAAGTTCCTGCAGGAGGGGCATTAGCAGTGGATAGGGGGGTGTTTAGTTCAAATTTGACTCAAACCCTTGCCAATCATCCTCTCATTACTTTAGAACGCTCAGAAATTAAAGAAATTCCGGGGGATAGTATTGTTGTTTTAGCCACCGGTCCTCTAACCAGTGATAGCCTTGCTCAACAACTACAAGATTTAACAGGTATGGATTACCTGAACTTTTTTGATGCGGCAAGTCCCATTATTGTCGGGGAGTCCATTAATCGGGATATAGCGTTTTTAGCCTCTCGTTACGACAAAGGAGAAGCGGCCTATCTCAACTGCCCGATGGATAAAGAGCAATACTTACATTTTTGGCAAGAATTATGTAACGCAGAACAAGCCGAATTAAAAGACTTTGAGCGGGAAAGTGCTAACTTTTTCGAAGGCTGTTTACCCATAGAAGAATTAGCACAACGGGGAGAAGATACCATGAGATATGGTCCTCTCAAGCCCATTGGTTTATTTGATTCTCGTTTGGGGGACTTCAAAGCTCCCGAAAATAAAGATAAAAGACCCTATGCCGTTGTACAACTCAGACAAGAAGACAAAGCGGGACAACTCTGGAATATGGTAGGATTTCAAACTAATTTACGTTGGGGAGAGCAAAAGCGGGTATTTCGCTTAATACCGGGGTTAGAAAATGCCGAGTTTGTCCGCATGGGGGTAATGCACAAAAACACATTTCTCAATGCTCCTCAACTGTTAAAACCGACCCTACAATTTAAGTATCGAGATACCTTATTAGCCGCAGGACAATTAATCGGCACAGAAGGTTACACTGCCGCCGCCGCAGGGGGATGGTTAGCAGGTACAAATGCGGCAAGAATTGCTCTAAATCAGTGTCCGATTACTCTTCCGAATGTCACCATGATGGGCGCTTTAATGGATTTTATCAGTACTGCCGACGCAAAACACTTTCAGCCGATGCCTCCTAACTTTGGGATTTTGCCCAATCTTCCCCAGAAAATTCGCAATAAACGAGAACGTTATCAAGCCTATGCACATCGTTCTTTAGATGCGATCGCACAGCACAACTTTGTGAACGCAGATCGAGTTTTTTACGGTAAATCATTAATGATAGGAGTCAGGAGTTCGGAGTTAAGATAA
- the purL gene encoding phosphoribosylformylglycinamidine synthase subunit PurL, with the protein MTSPFTPEEIASEGIKPNEYEDIVNRLGRHPNKAELGMFGVMWSEHCCYKNSKPLLSQFPTEGDRILVGPGENAGVVDFGNGLRVAFKIESHNHPSAIEPFQGAATGVGGILRDIFTMGARPIALLNSLRFGNLDNSHTKRIFKGVVEGISHYGNSVGVPTIGGEVYFNSAYRGNPLVNAMAIGLMETDDIVKAGASGVGNPVLYVGSTTGRDGMGGASFASAELTDESMDDRPAVQVGDPFLEKSLIEACLEAFKTGAVVSAQDMGAAGITCSTSEMAAKGGLGIELDLDKIPARETGMIPYEYLLSESQERMLFVAQKGREQELIDIFERWGLHAVVAGEVIADPIVRIFHQGAIAAEVPCTALADNTPVYHRELMSEPPEYAQKAWAWHESLLPECSKEGVKGQKWGEILLRLLDSPSIASKRWIYRQYDYQVQNNTIIPPGGADASIIRVRPVNGKPELATTGIAATTDCNSRYTYLDPYLGAKLAVAEAARNLSCVGAEAIAITDNLNFGSPEKPVGYWQLHHACRGISEACKEFKTPVTGGNVSLYNETVDSEGNPQPIYPTPVIGMVGLIPDITHICGQGWQNEGDIIYLLGKFNPSLGASEYLELIHGTVAGKPPELDYELEKAVQSVCCEGIRSDLVKSAHDCAEGGIATALAECCISGKLGCDVTLTTGDNRLDKMLFGELASLIIVSVSAENQEQWEAQLTAKLGNNWQKIGVVKGNSLVINNPEQNLITLEVNTITDTWGSAIERRL; encoded by the coding sequence ATGACCTCACCTTTTACTCCTGAAGAAATCGCCTCCGAAGGTATTAAACCCAATGAGTATGAAGATATTGTTAACCGCTTAGGCAGACACCCCAACAAAGCTGAGTTAGGGATGTTTGGTGTAATGTGGTCTGAGCATTGTTGTTACAAAAATTCTAAACCCTTACTCTCTCAATTTCCCACTGAGGGCGATCGCATCTTAGTAGGACCGGGAGAAAATGCCGGGGTTGTGGACTTTGGTAATGGTTTACGGGTTGCCTTTAAAATTGAATCCCATAATCACCCAAGCGCGATCGAACCTTTTCAGGGGGCGGCTACAGGGGTAGGAGGTATATTAAGAGACATCTTTACCATGGGGGCAAGACCGATCGCCCTTCTTAATTCTCTAAGATTTGGAAACCTTGATAATTCCCACACAAAAAGAATATTTAAGGGAGTAGTTGAAGGTATTTCGCACTACGGGAATAGTGTTGGCGTACCCACTATTGGGGGGGAAGTTTACTTTAACAGTGCCTATCGTGGTAATCCCCTCGTTAATGCAATGGCGATCGGACTTATGGAAACCGACGACATCGTCAAAGCTGGGGCTTCAGGGGTAGGTAATCCCGTATTATACGTTGGCTCAACCACTGGTAGAGATGGTATGGGAGGAGCGAGTTTTGCCAGTGCAGAATTAACCGATGAATCTATGGATGATCGCCCCGCAGTACAGGTAGGAGATCCTTTTCTCGAAAAATCCTTAATTGAAGCCTGTTTAGAAGCCTTTAAAACAGGGGCGGTTGTTTCTGCTCAGGATATGGGAGCGGCAGGAATAACTTGTTCTACCTCAGAAATGGCGGCTAAAGGGGGTTTAGGCATCGAATTAGATTTAGACAAAATCCCCGCTCGGGAAACGGGTATGATTCCTTATGAGTATCTCCTGTCAGAATCTCAGGAGAGAATGTTATTTGTTGCCCAAAAAGGACGGGAACAGGAATTAATCGATATATTTGAAAGATGGGGACTCCATGCCGTAGTTGCGGGAGAAGTGATCGCAGATCCCATTGTCAGAATCTTCCATCAAGGTGCGATCGCCGCCGAAGTGCCTTGCACCGCTTTAGCTGATAATACCCCCGTTTACCATCGAGAATTAATGAGCGAACCCCCTGAATATGCCCAAAAAGCATGGGCTTGGCATGAGTCATTATTACCTGAATGCTCGAAAGAAGGAGTAAAAGGTCAAAAATGGGGTGAAATCCTTTTACGTCTCCTTGATAGCCCTTCTATCGCCTCTAAACGATGGATTTATCGCCAATACGACTATCAAGTGCAAAACAATACCATTATTCCCCCCGGTGGTGCGGATGCGTCTATTATTCGGGTGCGTCCTGTGAATGGTAAACCTGAGTTAGCTACTACGGGGATCGCCGCTACCACTGATTGTAATTCCCGTTATACCTATTTAGATCCCTATTTAGGGGCAAAATTAGCCGTTGCTGAAGCCGCCCGTAATCTCTCTTGTGTGGGTGCAGAGGCGATCGCAATTACCGATAATTTGAACTTTGGAAGCCCTGAAAAACCCGTTGGTTACTGGCAATTACATCACGCCTGTCGAGGCATTTCTGAGGCTTGTAAGGAGTTTAAAACCCCTGTTACGGGGGGAAATGTGTCTCTCTATAACGAAACCGTTGACAGCGAAGGCAATCCCCAACCTATTTATCCCACTCCCGTCATTGGTATGGTGGGTTTAATCCCTGATATTACCCATATTTGCGGACAAGGATGGCAAAATGAGGGGGATATTATCTACTTATTGGGTAAATTTAACCCCAGCTTAGGTGCATCGGAGTATTTAGAGCTTATTCATGGCACTGTGGCAGGAAAACCACCAGAATTAGATTATGAGTTAGAAAAAGCGGTGCAATCGGTTTGTTGTGAGGGTATTCGCTCAGATTTAGTCAAATCTGCCCATGATTGTGCAGAAGGAGGCATTGCCACTGCTTTAGCGGAATGCTGTATTAGTGGAAAATTAGGTTGTGATGTCACTCTTACAACAGGAGATAATCGCCTTGATAAGATGCTATTCGGAGAGTTAGCTAGTTTAATTATCGTTTCCGTGTCTGCGGAAAATCAAGAGCAATGGGAAGCCCAATTAACAGCAAAATTAGGCAATAATTGGCAAAAAATTGGAGTTGTTAAGGGTAATTCTCTGGTTATCAATAATCCTGAACAAAATCTCATCACTCTCGAAGTTAATACTATAACTGATACTTGGGGAAGTGCGATCGAACGTCGTTTATAA
- a CDS encoding FkbM family methyltransferase has translation MKNKFISYAQNFEDVLLNRIFREQNTGFYVDIGANHPVYDSVTKAFYERGWRGINIEPVPQYYNLLKCDRAEDINLNIGISDEEGELIFCDLVDTGLSTFDQEMAEKLSKEDGFSMEKYTVKVKKLADICHQYIHQPIDFLKVDVEGWEEKVIYSGDWENFRPKVIVIEATIPNSPQRKNTNISNFLHQYNYHHIYFDGLNDFYVAEEFKHWENLFRTPVNVFDQFITYPELEKQKSIAQLQTAINSKDEYINSLKMKKQPSSEQIDNLEKMIKTKDEYINSLEKAIKSKEEDNQNSTNELIKCKQLIREQEKIIKRQYTIHEAEKKDLNHYIQHLQSILSQQQETLKKYNQEHSDIKKNQSLEISNLRKLINDKNAEIEGMKSSKFWKLRKKWFKIKNLINEDAQ, from the coding sequence ATGAAAAATAAATTTATTTCTTACGCTCAAAATTTTGAAGATGTTTTGTTAAATCGTATTTTCAGAGAACAAAATACAGGATTTTATGTTGATATTGGTGCTAATCATCCTGTTTATGATTCTGTAACCAAGGCTTTTTATGAGAGGGGATGGAGAGGAATAAATATTGAACCAGTACCTCAATATTATAATCTGTTGAAGTGCGATCGCGCTGAAGATATTAATTTAAATATAGGTATTAGTGATGAAGAAGGTGAATTAATATTTTGTGATTTAGTTGATACAGGCTTATCTACATTTGATCAGGAAATGGCAGAAAAATTGTCAAAGGAAGACGGATTTAGTATGGAAAAATATACGGTTAAAGTAAAAAAATTAGCCGATATTTGTCATCAATATATTCATCAACCTATCGATTTTTTGAAAGTGGACGTAGAAGGGTGGGAAGAAAAAGTAATTTATAGTGGAGACTGGGAAAATTTTCGCCCAAAAGTGATAGTTATAGAAGCCACTATTCCTAATTCTCCCCAAAGAAAAAATACTAATATTTCTAATTTCTTACATCAATATAATTATCATCATATTTACTTTGATGGCTTAAATGATTTTTATGTAGCTGAAGAATTTAAACATTGGGAAAATTTATTCAGGACTCCTGTTAATGTTTTTGATCAATTTATCACTTATCCTGAGTTAGAAAAGCAAAAATCTATCGCTCAATTACAAACAGCTATTAACTCTAAAGACGAATATATTAACAGTTTAAAAATGAAAAAACAACCTAGTTCAGAACAAATAGATAATTTAGAAAAAATGATTAAAACTAAAGATGAATACATAAATAGCCTAGAAAAAGCTATAAAATCAAAAGAAGAAGATAATCAAAATTCAACAAATGAGTTAATAAAATGTAAACAATTAATTCGTGAACAAGAGAAAATAATTAAAAGACAATATACAATCCATGAGGCAGAAAAAAAAGACTTGAATCATTATATTCAACATTTGCAAAGCATTTTATCTCAGCAACAGGAAACCTTGAAAAAATATAATCAAGAACATAGTGATATTAAAAAAAATCAGTCTTTAGAAATATCCAATTTGCGCAAATTAATTAATGATAAAAATGCTGAAATAGAGGGAATGAAAAGCAGTAAATTTTGGAAACTAAGGAAAAAATGGTTCAAAATCAAAAATCTAATTAATGAAGATGCTCAGTAA